Part of the Spiroplasma turonicum genome, TCTATCTCCAGCTTCTAGAAACTCTCTTGCTTTTCTAGCTTTAGTATCTAAATCATGCTCTCCTATACCAACAGTGAGCCTAATTTCCTTATTTTCTACTTTTACTTGATTTTTTTTATTTTCTCTTTGTTTTCTTTTTTGCTCGTACTTATGTTTCCCATAATCAAGTATTTTTGCTATTGCTGTTGAATTATCTTGCATACCTACTTGCATAAGGTCTAAACCTTGTTCTTCGGCCATTTTTAATGCTTCAAACTTATTTAAAGGACCTATTTTTTGACCATCTTGGTCAATAACTAGGATTTGTCTTGCTCTAATGTCTTTGTTAACAAAGTCACTTTTATTGTTTTTTATTTCTGCCATTTAACCTCCAAAAAATAAAAAAATGTGCCTTAAAAAACTAGGAGCACATTAACTATTATTTTTATATAAAAGAATAAAGTTATACCATTTCCTATAAGTAATGGTGAGCAATGTGCGCTACTTTTTTAACAATATTATTATAATATTTTTTTATATAATGTAAATAGTTTTTTAATATTTTTTTTATTAAGCAAAAATGAAGTTAAAAAAGAGTATAAATTTAAAGTTTATTGTTTATATTTAAAAATCTTTTTAGTAATATAGTTTTTTAAATCTTTATTTTAAACAAATTTGAAAACTTATAGTTCTTAATAATTTTAAATAATAAAAAAATTTATAAATATTAGTTATTTATAAATTTATAATATTTTATATTGATATTTATATATTTTACAAGATTTTAGAGATCAATTATTCCTTCTAGATAAGATTTAATTTTTGACAATACACTTTCAATATCATCATCAAAAAATAAAATTCTATGGTTTATGTTTTTATAATCTATATAATCATAATAAAATCTTTTTGAAATTTTGTTTTTTAAAATATTATCTATATTTAAAGAAGATTTTATTGAATTTAATGCTAATTCAAAAGATGGAAAATATAAATAATCATTAGGTTTATTTATATTTTTTATTTTATAAACTAAATATCTACCATCTGAAATTATTGAGTCAAATGATTTTTTGAAGTTTAAATTCCAAGTTTTTATTTCATTATTATTTACTAATTTAGATTCTAAATAAATTTTGTTTTGCATTTTTCTTATGACATCTTCTTCACTTTCGCCAGAAACTTCTGTGTTACCAAAGACATCATATGCAATATATTGTTTTTTTAAAGTTCTTTTACCATTAATAAAAGCTTTTTCCTTCGCTTCTTCCATACTTCCAGATAATTTATTACCTTCTCTATTTGAAAAGAGCATATCATAAGATTGAAAGTATTTTACAAAACTATTAATGCCATTATTTAGAGGAAGAAATGTATCTAGTTCTTTTTCATTTACATATAAACCAGGGTTTAATTCATATTTAATTTCATCATCAATTCATTTACCATTCTCTTTTATTTTTTCTTTTCTAATATTAAAATCGCTAATACTTTGTAATATTGTGTAATTCTTACCTATTCCATTGTTTAGTTTATATACTAAATCTTTTTTTACAGTTTCATTTATATTATATATATTATTCCCTTTTAAAATATCAGCATAGGTCAATCTTTTATTAGAATTTTCTGCAAAATTAGTTAAAACTTTTTGAAAATAATTATCAAAAAATATATCAAATAGTTTTGTTTTTTCTTCTTGAGTTATATCATTTACACCGTATCTTAAAGGTAAATCACTTAAAACTCCTAAAACATTGGTTTTATTTTCTTTATCTTTTTTGTTAAGATAAACTTTTG contains:
- the infC gene encoding translation initiation factor IF-3, whose protein sequence is MAEIKNNKSDFVNKDIRARQILVIDQDGQKIGPLNKFEALKMAEEQGLDLMQVGMQDNSTAIAKILDYGKHKYEQKRKQRENKKNQVKVENKEIRLTVGIGEHDLDTKARKAREFLEAGDRVKVSLKFKGREITYQELGKETLNKFFAKVEDLAKVEKDAKLNTRFLDMYIVPKKP